Within the Thiohalobacter sp. IOR34 genome, the region CATGACCCCCGCCACCGGCAGACCCGCAGCCTTGAGCGCGGCGACGATCTCGATGAAGTCTTCCTGCCCCTTCCAGCGCGTCAGCCGGCCCGGCAGGGTGACCACGAAACGGCCCTCGAGCTGCGGATAGCGCTGGTACCAGGCGGCCAGCCAGTCGGCGGGTGGCCGATAGCCGTGGGGATAGCGGGCCGGGTCCACGCCACGGTGGATGACCCTCAGCCGCGCCGGATCCACTCCGGGATAGTTGGCCAGCACATAGTCGCGGACGCTCGCCGAGACCGCGATCACCCGCTCGCCACGGGTCATCACCGCGCTGTAGCGGCCCACGCTGTAGAAGCCGTGGACCGTGCTCACCAGCCGCGGCCGGCTGGCCGGATCCATGCCGCGCCAGGCCAGCCAGGCGATCCAGGCCGGCAGCCGGGAACGCACGTGAAGGATATCCGGCCGGCGCTCGGCGAGCAGCCGGCGCAGGCGGGGCACGTACCCCAGGGTGGCGAGCGACTTGCGCCCCACCGGCCAGGCGATGTGCTCCGCGCCCGAGGCCTCGAGTTCCGGCAACAGCCGGCCGCCGGCCGACATGACCAGCGCCCGGTGACCGCGGCGCACCAGCTCGGCGGCGACCTCCAGGGTGCCGCGCTCCACGCCGCCGGCGTCCAGCGCCGGCAGCAGCTGCAGCACGCTCAGACGGCGCTCAGCCACGGCACCAGCCCCG harbors:
- a CDS encoding glycosyltransferase family 4 protein, with translation MAERRLSVLQLLPALDAGGVERGTLEVAAELVRRGHRALVMSAGGRLLPELEASGAEHIAWPVGRKSLATLGYVPRLRRLLAERRPDILHVRSRLPAWIAWLAWRGMDPASRPRLVSTVHGFYSVGRYSAVMTRGERVIAVSASVRDYVLANYPGVDPARLRVIHRGVDPARYPHGYRPPADWLAAWYQRYPQLEGRFVVTLPGRLTRWKGQEDFIEIVAALKAAGLPVAGVMAGGAHPRKQAYARELEAAIRAAGLEGDLLMTGHRSDLREILAVSDVVLSLSHDPEAFGRTTIEALSLGRPVCGYDHGGVGEQLAAVLSAGAVPVADVAAVTTRLRQWYEAPPAVPAGHPFTLQTMLDATLAVYAELAEAPR